The genomic interval NNNNNNNNNNNNNNNNNNNNNNNNNNNNNNNNNNNNNNNNNNNNNNNNNNNNNNNNNNNNNNNNNNNNNNNNNNNNNNNNNNNNNNNNNNNNNNNNNNNNNNNNNNNNNNNNNNNNNNNNNNNNNNNNNNNNNNNNNNNNNNNNNNNNNNNNNNNNNNNNNNNNNNNNNNNNNNNNNNNNNNNNNNNNNNNNNNNNNNNNNNNNNNNNNNNNNNNNNNNNNNNNNNNNNNNNNNNNNNNNNNNNNNNNNNNNNNNNNNNNNNNNNNNNNNNNNNNNNNNNNNNNNNNNNNNNNNNNNNNNNNNNNNNNNNNNNNNNNNNNNNNNNNNNNNNNNNNNNNNNNNNNNNNNNNNNNNNNNNNNNNNNNNNNNNNNNNNNNNNNNNNNNNNNNNNNNNNNNNNNNNNNNNNNNNNNNNNNNNNNNNNNNNNNNNNNNNNNNNNNNNNNNNNNNNNNNNNNNNNNNNNNNNNNNNNNNNNNNNNNNNNNNNNNNNNNNNNNNNNNNNNNNNNNNNNNNNNNNNNNNNNNNNNNNNNNNNNNNNNNNNNNNNNNNNNNNNNNNNNNNNNNNNNNNNNNNNNNNNNNNNNNNNNNNNNNNNNNNNNNNNNNNNNNNNNNNNNNNNNNNNNNNNNNNNNNNNNNNNNNNNNNNNNNNNNNNNNNNNNNNNNNNNNNNNNNNNNNNNNNNNNNNNNNNNNNNNNNNNNNNNNNNNNNNNNNNNNNNNNNNNNNNNNNNNNNNNNNNNNNNNNNNNNNNNNNNNNNNNNNNNNNNNNNNNNNNNNNNNNNNNNNNNNNNNNNNNNNNNNNNNNNNNNNNNNNNNNNNNNNNNNNNNNNNNNNNNNNNNNNNNNNNNNNNNNNNNNNNNNNNNNNNNNNNNNNNNNNNNNNNNNNNNNNNNNACAACATTCTATGAACAAATTGNNNNNNNNNNNNNNNNNNNNNNNNNNNNNNNNNNNNNNNNNNNNNNNNNNNNNNNNNNNNNNNNNNNNNNNNNNNNNNNNNNNNNNNNNNNNNNNNNNNNNNNNNTNNNNNNNNNNNNNNNNNNNNNNNNNNNNNNNNNNNNNNCCNNNNNNNNNNNNNNNNNNNNNNNNNNNNNNNNNNNNNNNNNNNNNNNNNNNNNNNNNNNNNNNNNNNNNNNNNNNCAATGTTTACAGAAATGCGAAGTCATTATTTGGTNNNNNNNNNNNNNNNNNNNNNNNNNNNNNNNNNNNNNNNNNNNNNNNNNNNNNNNNNNNNNNNNNNNNNNNNNNNNNNNNNNNNNNNNNNNNNNNNNNNNNNNNNNNNNNNNNNNNNNNNNNNNNNNNNNNNNNNNNNNNNNNNNNNNNNNNNNNNNNNNNNNNNNNNNNNNNNNNNNNNNNNNNNNNNNNNNNNNNNNNNNNNNNNNNNNNNNNNNNNNNNNNNNNNNNNNNNNNNNNNNNNNNNNNNNNNNNNNNNNNNNNNNNNNNNNNNNNNNNNNNNNNNNNNNNNGCCTGCCTGGGTGGGTCTTGATCGGTTAAGACACTGATAAATATCAATCAGGATTTCTTAGAAGGACAAAGAAGACGGTATATGTAATGTAAGATTACAGAATAGAAATGAATGTATTTTTCGATATTAAGAATGTACAAAACAATTCTCTATAAAGatatatcataaatcataaacCCTTTGAATGTATCTTTTCTTAGGTATCGTCCGTATaagttggaggaagaggagcatcCGCTGACCCTAAGCATCAGTGTCAATCAGTTAGTAGGATTTACTTTTGAACTGATTTTGTCCTTGTGGTCGATGCACGTAGGATGGCAGGGCGTGCGTGCTGAAGAGTTCACTTCGCTTAGGAGGGATGTTGGCTTGCAACAGCGGGAGGTCATTCCTTCTACAAAACGTACCCAACAAGTGCCTGTCTCTGCTATCTACCAACTCTTACAAGTGAGTTCTCTCCGACGGTTTGTTAAGTTGATTTTATGTATTAAGGAATGATAAGCATGACAGAATATGAggaaattttttattaactttatctTTCCATCAAGTGTGCTATAGTTACTTTGTCAGACctaagttttttttctgaaacaaaaTGTATATTACTTACCATAATAACTATTCTCCTTATGGCAGACTCACCCAGAATTAATGGTGTTTAATGGTAATGAACAATGTGAACCAGCTTGGGAGCTGGATGAACAACGACCCCACTTTTCTATGGAGAGGTTCAACTTCTACCTTACTCGTGGTATTGTGGATGGCAGTCTATCTCCTTCGAGCGACATTGTCGACATTCGAGATACTCCGTCACCTGACGGCGGTAGTGGGTCTCCTGCAGCGAGTTCTACTAAGGCTGTTGTGTTCCCTGTGGCTAAAAACCGCCAAAGTAAAAACGATCTTtccaaaaaaacacagacagacgataagaaagaagaatataaaaaacttGAAGAAATGGAAACTTCTGAAAAAATACCTTCAAATACTGAAAATGGAACTATAAACACAACCAAAGAAAGCACACACAGCAGGGCTGGAATAATGAAAAACTCAGAAGAAATACTGAAAGATCAAGCAAAAAGACTCggtgaaaaggaaacagaaggtgagaataatagaaaaataagaacagaCCGACTAAGCAATATCACCAAGGGAAATCAAGAATCGGGCAAGAAACAGAAGCGTGTAGAGCAACCCGTTGAAACAAGAATGAATGGGGACAGTCTCGGAAACAAAAATCCGTTAGTTCGTCAGAAATGTGGCCCGGAAGAAATCAGTGCAGAAGAAAGACTGGACGTCATTATGAACCTGAAGCCTCCCAGCCAGTTTCAGGACTTGTAATAATCTCTGCAGCCGTTGTGTAACAAGTAGGGATAAAGTTCATGTTTCTACTGAAACTGATTAAGATCGTTTGTGTTATTGTAAAGCCcgaaaatgataatttattgcGTAATGAGAATTATTACAATTCATTAAATTCCATACATACAGTTTAGTCATAGATTTGTCTTCTCAATATAACATTCATTGTAANNNNNNNNNNNNNNNNNNNNNNNNNNNNNNNNNNNNNNNNNNNNNNNNNNNNNNNNNNNNNNNNNNNNNNNNNNNNNNNNNNNNNNNNNNNNNNNNNNNNNNNNNNNNNNNNNNNNNNNNNNNNNNNNNNNNNNNNNNNNNNNNNNNNNNNNNNNNNNNNNNNNNNNNNNNNNNNNNNNNNNNNNNNNNNNNNNNNNNNNNNNNNNNNNNNNNNNNNNNNNNNNNNNNNNNNNNNNNNNNNNNNNNNNNNNNNNNNNNNNNNNNNNNNNNNNNNNNNNNNNNNNNNNNNNNNNNNNNNNNNNNNNNNNNNNNNNNNNNNNNNNNNNNNNNNNNNNNNNNNNNNNNNNNNNNNNNNNNNNNNNNNNNNNNNNNNNNNNNNNNNNNNNNNNNNNNNNNNNNNNNNNNNNNNNNNNNNNNNNNNNNNNNNNNNNNNNNNNNNNNNNNNNNNNNNNNNNNNNNNNNNNNNNNNNNNNNNNNNNNNNNNNNNNNNNNNNNNNNNNNNNNNNNNNNNNNNNNNNNNNNNNNNNNNNNNNNNNNNNNNNNNNNNNNNNNNNNNNNNNNNNNNNNNNNNNNNNNNNNNNNNNNNNNNNNNNNNNNNNNNNNNNNNNNNNNNNNNNNNNNNNNNNNNNNNNNNNNNNNNNNNNNNNNNNNNNNNNNNNNNNNNNNNNNNNNNNNNNNNNNNNNNNNNNNNNNNNNNNNNNNNNNNNNNNNNNNNNNNNNNNNNNNNNNNNNNNNNNNNNNNNNNNNNNNNNNNNNNNNNNNNNNNNNNNNNNNNNNNNNNNNNNNNNNNNNCAAGTAGGCAGTGAATATTCAGGATTCTGAACttaattaatagtatttataCTCCGAACTAAgtcaagtctgtgtgtgtgtgtgNNNNNNNNNNNNNNNNNNNNNNNNNNNNNNNNNNNNNNNNNNNNNNNNNNNNNNNNNNNNNNNNNNNNNNNNNNNNNNNNNNNNNNNNNNNNNNNNNNNNNNNNNNNNNNNNNNNNNNNNNNNNNNNNNNNNNNNNNNNNNNNNNNNNNNNNNNNNNNNNNNNNNNNNNNNNNNNNNNNNNNNNNNNNNNNNNNNNNNNNNNNNNNNNNNNNNNNNNNNNNNNNNNNNNNNNNNNNNNNNNNNNNNNNNNNNNNNNNNNNNNNNNNNNNNNNNNNNNNNNNNNNNNNNNNNNNNNNNNNNNNNNNNNNNNNNNNNNNNNNNNNNNNNNNNNNNNNNNNNNNNNNNNNNNNNNNNCAGANNNNNNNNNNNNNNNNNNNNNNNNNNNNNNNNNNNNNNNNNNNNNNNNNNNNNNNNNNNNNNNNNNNNNNNNNNNNNNNNNNNNNNNNNNNNNNNNNNNNNNNNNNNNNNNNNNNNNNNNNNNNNNNNNNNNNNNNNNNNNNNNNNNNNNNNNNNNNNNNNNNNNNNNNNNNNNNNNNNNNNNNNNNNNNNNNNNNNNNNNNNNNNNNNNNNNNNNNNNNNNNNNNNNNNNNNNNNNNNNNNNNNNNNNNNNNNNNNNNNNNNNNNNNNNNNNNNNNNNNNNNNNNNNNNNNNNNNNNNNNNNNNNNNNNNNNNNNNNNNNNNNNNNNNNNNNNNNNNNNNNNNNNNNNNNNNNNNNNNNNNNNNNNNNNNNNNNNNNNNNNNNNNNNNNNNNNNNNNNNNNNNNNNNNNNNNNNNNNNNNNNNNNNNNNNNNNNNNNNNNNNNNNNNNNNNNNNNNNNNNNNNNNNNNNNNNNNNNNNNNNNNNNNNNNNNNNNNNNNNNNNNNNNNNNNNNNNNNNNNNNNNNNNNNNNNNNNNNNNNNNNNNNNNNNNNNNNNNNNNNNNNNNNNNNNNNNNNNNNNNNNNNNNNNNNNNNNNNNNNNNNNNNNNNNNNNNNNNNNNNNNNNNNNNNNNNNNNNNNNNNNNNNNNNNNNNNNNNNNNNNNNNNNNNNNNNNNNNNNNNNNNNNNNNNNNNNNNNNNNNNNNNNNNNNNNNNNNNNNNNNNNNNNNNNNNNNNNNNNNNNNNNNNNNNNNNNNNNNNNNNNNNNNNNNNNNNNNNNNNNNNNNNNNNNNNNNNNNNNNNNNNNNNNNNNNNNNNNNNNNNNNNNNNNNNNNNNNNNNNNNNNNNNNNNNNNNNNNNNNNNNNNNNNNNNNNNNNNNNNNNNNNNNNNNNNNNNNNNNNNNNNNNNNNNNNNNNNNNNNNNNNNNNNNNNNNNNNNNNNNNNNNNNNNNNNNNNNNNNNNNNNNNNNNNNNNNNNNNNNNNNNNNNNNNNNNNNNNNNNNNNNNNNNNNNNNNNNNNNNNNNNNNNNNNNNNNNNNNNNNNNNNNNNNNNNNNNNNNNNNNNNNNNNNNNNNNNNNNNNNNNNNNNNNNNNNNNNNNNNNNNNNNNNNNNNNNNNNNNNNNNNNNNNNNNNNNNNNNNNNNNNNNNNNNNNNNNNNNNNNNNNNNNNNNNNNNNNNNNNNNNNNNNNNNNNNNNNNNNNNNNNNNNNNNNNNNNNNNNNNNNNNNNNNNNNNNNNNNNNNNNNNNNNNNNNNNNNNNNNNNNNNNNNNNNNNNNNNNNNNNNNNNNNNNNNNNNNNNNNNNNNNNNNNNNNNNNNNNNNNNN from Penaeus monodon isolate SGIC_2016 chromosome 21, NSTDA_Pmon_1, whole genome shotgun sequence carries:
- the LOC119586727 gene encoding uncharacterized protein LOC119586727, with protein sequence MTCGLTGLLAHKLWYKNFSIKTFLVASVTSVVIHILAIVLTVYAVLNRHEHYRYLMETEKNPWYRPYKLEEEEHPLTLSISVNQLVGFTFELILSLWSMHVGWQGVRAEEFTSLRRDVGLQQREVIPSTKRTQQVPVSAIYQLLQTHPELMVFNGNEQCEPAWELDEQRPHFSMERFNFYLTRGIVDGSLSPSSDIVDIRDTPSPDGGSGSPAASSTKAVVFPVAKNRQSKNDLSKKTQTDDKKEEYKKLEEMETSEKIPSNTENGTINTTKESTHSRAGIMKNSEEILKDQAKRLGEKETEGENNRKIRTDRLSNITKGNQESGKKQKRVEQPVETRMNGDSLGNKNPLVRQKCGPEEISAEERLDVIMNLKPPSQFQDL